From the genome of Pseudoliparis swirei isolate HS2019 ecotype Mariana Trench chromosome 1, NWPU_hadal_v1, whole genome shotgun sequence:
AGTAGAACGTGATGTAAACAGACTGGCTCGTGTGTTTCTGTATATGTCCCTTCCGACTTGCCGTAGAGAGGAAAAGTCACTAGAGGGAAGCCGTTGGCTGAACGACATGTCTGATCCCCCGACTCCGTTTATTAAAGTATAGGTATATGTGCTTCTTTATCTGCCGAATTAAACATGACTTCCATTCGCGTAATATAAGGTGTTACGTTTCCTGTCTATTCACGTACTTTACACTTAAACAATGACGGTACATTTCCGAAGCGTTCAGCTcagcagcgccctctggtggccgagACTAGTAACGCCCAGCATCAAGAGAGGAAACAAGTACTCGAGGTCTCAGTTCGGGTTTGATTCCTTCCGGCAATAATGCTTGTCATCATTGCCTCTGTAGTTTGTATTCATGTGACATAAACTACTGCAACATGCCTTATTTTACATGCATAGTAGATCAATTCCATAACAGATTATGGAAGGATATGGTGATGTTTTGTTGGTAAATATTAAGGGTTGAATTGATGCCTCTGAATAATATAAAATGCTATGGATTATATTATCAGAATAGAGTGTAATCTGACATATTACAGCTcgctgtgtttttatatattgttgttgttcatgtCTTGTTGCTGCGGTCCACagcgtgcagcagcagcagctgtgcgGTGTTGGAGTGCTGGTTCGTGCGGGAGCAGACGGGTCGAGGAGGTTTGTCTGCAACTTCGAGCCATGAGACGTCGCTGCTGCACATCAGAACCGACCGCCACGCCGCAGAGAGCCGGCCGGCTCCCCCCGACAGCCCCCCCGACAGGGTCTACTTTATCACCGGTCAGTCCAAACCGGCACGCGGAGAGGGAGTGTGCCTTGTGTATACACTGGGTGTaatgcagcatgtgtgtgtgtgtgtaggttcatgtgtgtgtaggtgtttgtgtgtttaggtgtgtgtaggttcatgtgtgtaggtttgtgtgtgtgtgtgtgtttgtgtagggaGTGTGCCTTGTGTCTACACTGGGTGTAATCCAGCGTGTTTGtaggttcatgtgtgtgtaggttcgtgtgtgtgtgtgtaggtgtgtgtttctgtcggtgtgtttgtgtgtgtgcactattcCCTAGATGGCGCCTAGatggcgcctcggtgtcttggtgcgcgattcttgcaccttccgccaaaaaaagttcctcgtttgtttgtgaaaacattctttggcaataaacctgtttctgattctgattctgattctgattcaataGAAATGGAGAGCAATCCCCTAATTCCCTAGCTATGTATTCTCTCCATCCTATACTTTTCTTTActtatttttcttgttttgtaTTGCATCAATAATACAGATATATGGGTTTAATGGTCCTTAattccaaaaattttttttttttcaggcttAAAACTTGTGTTTCTCAGCCAGGTATTCCGTAATTGATTCAGAAACGGGGAAAACTAATGAAATGAAAACCTTTTGGACCCGACCTAGTATTCatctccctcctgatgtcctgATGTCGTTCCGTTGAGGCAGAGTGAGCATGTGATCCACATGTGACCcgtctcactcctctcctcagacCCATCTGCCACGCTGTGCCACCGCTCTCTCACGCCCCCTAGCGGCTCGGTGGAGAAGCCCCGCTGTGAGATCATCCCCTTCCTGCCACACCTCTCCGCCCTCAAATGGGTCGCTCCCCtcacagactccgcctccagccCCATTTACCTGCAGGCCGATTGGTTCTCCACCAGCCTCCAGGGCCTCGACGGACAGCTGGCCGTGTCCACCATCACGCGTGCTGCCACGGCAACCACAGAGCACGACGGTAACGACGACCTGTCGCCCTCGCGGTCCGACACGCGAGACGCGCACGTGTAACCGGCGCGGCGCTCTGTCTCCTCAGCGGTCCTGAGCGTGACCAGCACGACCGTCTCGGTGCGGTCCAGACTCGGGGAACCGGTGCTGCTGGATTGCGGCTTCTGGGTCGACCCGTCCTCGCCGCTGTCCGGCTCCGGCTTCGCCGTGGAGTGGCGCTACCAGTTCAGAGGCGACGGCCGCTTGGTTCTGGCCTACGACGGCAAAGCGGACCGCGTGACCGAAGCCCGGGGGGAGGAAGGGGCCACGCTGGACTTCGAGGCCCTGCACCGGAGAGGGAACGCGTCCCTGATGCTGCCCAAGGCCGAGCTGCGCCACTCTGGGCTGTACATCTGCACGGTGTACCTGCCGTACCTCGTGGCCCAGGTgacggtggagctggaggtggtcGGTGAGCCGTCAGTTTATATCTGATGTCAGAAACATTATTCCGGGCACTTAAACTCCAGAAGAGCCCGGATTTGTcgttcactttttttcttcccctcttctccccAGAACCCCCGTCCCTCTCCATCCACCCGTCCCCGCTGCCGCTCGCTGTTGCCGGGCAGACTCTGGCGGTCCAGTGTGACGCGTCGGGCTTCGCCCCGCTCTCCCTGGAGCTGAGCTGGGAGTTTAAAGGCAGCGACGGGGAGGCCAGGCCTCTGGGGCCGGGCAGCGTGACGGGCCACCGGCAGGCCTGGGACGGGACCTACAGCCAGAGCAGCCGGCTGGAGCTCGACCCGGCGGCACTGGGCCCGGGAGGGGAGGTCACCTGCGTGGCCGGCCACCTCGGAGGCCCGCGGCGGGCCAGCGTGACCCTCAACGTCGTCGGTAAGGCTGAAGAACTTGAGCGAAGTGGAGGACCGGAGGGATTGTTCTGCTCATCGGCGGACATGGTGGAATTAGAAAGGGCTCCAATGTAAAACTGACCCGATACTATTTGGGATTTTGGTGATTCTAATATACTTTATGTTGCGTTCTCCTGGTTTTAAAGGAAGCGCCTCAGTCATGTGAGGGTCAACGTGTGAGATCTGGACATTTCAGTGTGGAACATTATACAGTTACCAATGGAAGCATGGAGacgtaaaaaaaggaaggaaaagataaacaaacacattaaaTCAGAAGAATTCAAGCAgaaattatatatactgtatatatacaggactgtctcagaaaattagaatattgtgatgaagttctttattttctgtaatgcaattaaaaaaacaaaaatgtcatgcattctggattcattacaaatcaactgaaatattgcaagccttttattctgatttattgctgattatggcttacagcttaagaaaactcaaatatcctatctctaaatattagaatatcatgaaaaagtatactagtagggtattaaacaaatcacttgaattgtctaattaactcggtttcctgagccttgacaaacactcagctgttataaatctttttttttacttggtctgaggaaatattaaaattttatgagataggattttagagttttcttaagctgtaagccataatcagcaatataaaaaaaaaaaaaaggcttgcaatatttcagttgatttgtaatgaatccagaatgcatgacgtttttgtttttttaattgcattacagaaaataaagaactttatcacaatattctaattttctgagacagtcctgtatatacatatatatatatatatatatgtatttgacaCATCTGCTATATGTGATGGCAGATGGATTATGTaactgtgtgtaggtgtgtgtaggtatgtgtgtttgtgtgtaggtgtaagtttgtgtgtgtgtgtgtaggtgtaagtgtgtgtgtttgtgtgtgtgtggggggggatgtgcaagtgtgtgtgtgtggatgtttgtgtgtgtcggtgtaagtgtatgtgtgtgtaggtgtaagTGTGTTTATGTAGGTGCGTATGTAGTAATAATATAATTCTAATAAACAGcccaatatattacatttaaccaCATTAAGGATTAAAGATggaacataaaaaacacatgaaatcaGTGGGATGCACGCAtaaattatatatcatattat
Proteins encoded in this window:
- the LOC130192611 gene encoding tapasin-like, which gives rise to MADLSTAYTLCLVAAACYIKACSSSSCAVLECWFVREQTGRGGLSATSSHETSLLHIRTDRHAAESRPAPPDSPPDRVYFITDPSATLCHRSLTPPSGSVEKPRCEIIPFLPHLSALKWVAPLTDSASSPIYLQADWFSTSLQGLDGQLAVSTITRAATATTEHDAVLSVTSTTVSVRSRLGEPVLLDCGFWVDPSSPLSGSGFAVEWRYQFRGDGRLVLAYDGKADRVTEARGEEGATLDFEALHRRGNASLMLPKAELRHSGLYICTVYLPYLVAQVTVELEVVEPPSLSIHPSPLPLAVAGQTLAVQCDASGFAPLSLELSWEFKGSDGEARPLGPGSVTGHRQAWDGTYSQSSRLELDPAALGPGGEVTCVAGHLGGPRRASVTLNVVGVSSPSIEDSMAMVGVALALYGLIQLVSWSFSSSGEAVPQGKKDE